AGCCAGCGACTATGCAGCGAGCAAAGCCTTCTTCCTCAAGGCACTCGAACCGCTCGGTGTATCTGTTTCCTCGGAGGGGCCGCTCGGTGTCGAGCTTTGCTACCCAAACAGCAAGTCTTCGTTATGCATTCGGCTAGAACATGAAGAGAAGCCGACGCATCTGCATCTGGCATTCACCGCCGAGAGTCGCCAGCAAGTCGAAGCTTTCTATCGGGCGGCTCTGCTCGCGGGTGGCAAAGACAATGGTGCGCCGGGTCTTCGCCCGATCTACCACGCAAACTACTATGCAGCATTCGTCATTGGTCCGGATGGGCACAACATCGAAGCCGTTTGCCACAAACCAGAGTCCTAACCCGTCGTTGCACCCGACCTGCTACAGCGGGCTTAACCCTCCTCCGCTGGCGGGTGAACTCCAACGTTAAGATTCAAAATGGTAACTGAACAACTTTATTATGATATAGCAAAAAAATACGGCAAGGTTGCAAGCTGGGCTGTATGGGCAAAGGTTGGAAATAAGCCAAAATCAAATATTTCAGATATGGATATATTTGATGTAAAAAAGACGCCATCAACACTAGAAATTCTTCGTACCGATATTGTAATGGTAGCCCTGAACTTTGCACGTGAAGTTGAAATACACGAACCTTTTTCAAATTTTCACGACTCTAACCCGCACGGGCAAGATTACAAAATTCGTTTT
The window above is part of the Candidatus Neomarinimicrobiota bacterium genome. Proteins encoded here:
- a CDS encoding VOC family protein, yielding ASDYAASKAFFLKALEPLGVSVSSEGPLGVELCYPNSKSSLCIRLEHEEKPTHLHLAFTAESRQQVEAFYRAALLAGGKDNGAPGLRPIYHANYYAAFVIGPDGHNIEAVCHKPES